GCACAAATGCGTGCATCAGCTCTTCTCCCTTTATTTTacatttttcgttttttttttaaaaaaaaattattaatagcaAATAACTTCAACCAAAAATATAATAACAACCAAATCTTCCTCTCATCAAGTCTTCATTGAGTGACAATCGGATTTTTTGGTTTCTTACCCGCCACCGCCGTCAATTTTGTCAACAGGTGAGAAATTTGCCAAATCTTAACGAAATTCACCGAAACTAGACAGGAATGATTGTCGTAAGCCATAGGATAACATATGTTAACGAAAACCAAACGAGTAAAAAATTAAAACCCAACCTTCATACATAGATTTACGCCAAACGACTTCGAATTCGAAATATCTAATCGGGAACGTGCGCACCCATAGTTCACTGGCCTCCAAGGTCCACGAAATTTTCAAAAACCAAAAGGACAAATAAAAGTTATACCAGTCCGATAAAACACATAGAATCTTTTTTTGAAGGGAAATAATAGACATGTCCCAAAACACGAACAAACTAATGCTTAAGAAAAGATATGCAAACTTACATGTATAATGCTTTAGCGTTCTCCTTCATCCAACTCTTACCACCTTATTTAATAGAATATTGGTTTTTTATCGCCCTGCACCGCAGAAATTTAACAACATCCCCGTTGATTAACTCATGCTTTCTGTAGAACATCTGTCATCCCAGTTCTGAAATGCATAAATCATCCGTTGTCGTTTTAAGATCACAGTTGTAATCTCCAAAACCTGCTATGAGTCGAACATTCATGGATTTAATTACGTAAATATTGTTTTTATTTAAAGGTGAACAGAATATGTGGTTGATTATTATTTAATtaaggcaaaacaaaccaaaatcgAGTTCTGGTCTCTCGATTTTTTTGATCAAAACATGATTGTGTCGTGATTATTTTTACTAAACAAAAAACGAGAACCAAGAACACGAACTTGGCAAAAACGAAAACCAAGAACACGAACTTATAGCAAAATGCTATGAAACTCACAAAATCGGATACTAAGAACGCGAACATACTTTTAATATTGGCTTTCTTACTACAATCAACATCTGGTATGAACGATCATAATAATACACATTAATGCTTTATAATTCCCCTTTTGAGCTTAAACGCAAAAGGGTCTGACGTCACTTCACGTGAAGAGATCAAGCCATCGCCAATCAAAagaatatatatgttttaaatttaagtaatatatacatatatagtcagGATATCAAAATCGAAAAAACAAAAACAGATTATTAAAATGATCAATTTATATGATCGGGTTCCTAGTATACGGAGTTAATGAAACACGATcatcgtaatttttttttttaattttttatgcaAAATGGAGATTTCATGTCAAGTTCATGTTCTCTTTTTAATTACAATTAAGCACGGAATTCGAAATATGTATTCTACTTTCACCTCCACAATTCAAACACTAAAATTGTAGCGTACTCAACATTTATGTCTTTGTCGAGGTCAATTTTAAATTGCTGTATGAAATTATCCTCCAACTTCTGTGGTCAAAGACGGTTGTTGTCATAAATTCATTGAGGGAGTGTTTGGAAAGCCaccgtgtaattgaaaaactgtgTAATTGCGTGTAATTACGCGGTAATTACATAATTTGGCGCATTTGAACAACCGTATAATTACTCGAAACTATGTAATTGTGTGTAATTCAGGGTTGTAATTACACAGTTTCAATTCTTAGGAGAGGGTCTGAATTGGAATAATTAtacaagattaggtttaaattttttTAATGAGTGCCAGATGTCATATTCATATTGAATGGCAGACGAGAAGCTTCTCGAGTGAAGTTTTTTCCTAATTTGAGCACCTTCGTCCCAACTTACATAGCGTTTGGCACTCATACGACAACGGAGGGAAGCTGctaaaaagagaagaagaagaaaaggctGGTATtgtttgaaagtcaactttttttATTCATGTTATGTAGCTTTTTTCTAAACTAGTATCACTTTCAGTTAAATAAATACAATATACTAGTAGTAATAGTACCAGGTAGACTTGTTTGAAAACGACAAAAGTCAATACAGAGTTGTCGGCTTGTCATTAAGTCTTGCCAATTTATCTTTCCATGAGAAATTTCCTCTCTGTTAACATGCATTTGCTGGGAAAACAAGCCACATAATTATTTATCCCTACTTGACTACTACCTTAGTTAGACAATGAATCATTCATTCACTCAAATAATTTCATTTTATAAATTCATGACAATCACTTTCAGTTAAATAAATACAATATACTAGTAGTAATAGTACCAAGTAGACTTGTTTCAAAACGACAAAAGTCAGAGTTGTCGGCTTGTCATCAAGTCTTGCCAATTTGTCTTTCATAGAAATTTCCTCAATTCAGAGTAGTCGCTACGTCTTGCCAATTTGTCTTTCATAGAAATTTCCTCCCTGTTAACATGCATGTGGCTGGGTTCATTTTTCCTTTCATCAGCCCTTACAAAACAAACCATGACTCCTTTCCGATGCCAATTTTACACTCTTTCTGTGTTGTTCTTCTGTTTGTTGAGCTCTGTTACTTGTTTTAAAAGTAATGGGAACGAGACAGACAGATTAGCCTTACTAGAATTCAAGAAGATGATCGTTCATGATCCACTTGGCATCATGCTGACATGGAACACAACTACTCATTTCTGCCAGTGGCACGGAGTTACATGCGGTCGTCGACACCAGAGAGTCACCGTGCTAGACCTCGGATTACAGAAGCTCACAGGTTCAATCTCTCCGTATATAGGAAATATGAGTTTCCTAAGGAACATCCATCTAGAAAATAACACCTTCAATTCTCATATACCTTCAGAGATTGGTTATTTACGCAGGTTAAAAGTACTTTCATTGTACAACAACTCGATCGGAGGCTCGATTCCGTCCAATATATCATCTTGCTCTGCTTTGAATTATGTTTCTATTTCAAATAACAATCTGGAAGGAGAAATTCCTTGGGCAATTGGCAACCACTTGCTAAACCTAGAAATACTAGACCTTTCCTATAACAATCTGACCGGAATGATTCCTCATTCTTTGGGAAATCTCTCTTCTCTTTCTGCAATTTCTATTGGATACAATACTCTATTCGGAGCCATCCCTAGTAGTATTGGCCATCTTAAAAATCTCTACTATTTTGGAGCAGAAAGTTGTGGGTTGACAGGTACCATTCACCCATCAATCTTCAATCTCACTCTTATGCAAACTTTTGGTGTGGGATTTAATGGTGGAATACAAGGAAATCTTCCCTCAAATATAGGCATGACACTCCCAAATCTCCAATGGTTTTCTGTTGCAGAAAACAACTTTACAGGAAACATTCCCGTCTCATTATCCAATGCCTCAAACCTCGAATTACTTCAACTTGAGAAAAACAAATTTAGTGGAGGAGTTCCATCTTTGGAGAAGTTGCGCAATCTAAAGCACCTTCGGATAAATGAAAATCTTCTTGGAAGTGGCGGGGAAGAGGATGACCTGAATTTCCTGTGTTCTTTGGCCAATGGCACAACCTTAGAGGTGTTGCAAATGAGTAGAAACAACTTTGGTGGCCCATTGCCCCAATGCATGAGCAAAGTGTCAAGTCTGAAATCATGGTTACTTTATGAGAATAGAATATCAGGAAACATACCAACATGGATCGGAAACTTAACTCAACTAGAAATACTTGAAGGGTCAAAAAACCCTTTCTCTGGTCAAATTTCTTCTACTATTGGAAGGCTTAATAGGCTTTACGTATTGGGCTTACATGATACCAATGCCCAGGGGAACATTCCGCCTTCATTTGGTAATTTAAGTCAACTAGCCTACCTTTACTTGTACAGAAACAATCTTCAAGGAAGCATCCCTTCAAGCATGAGTAATTCCACCAAGCCGTTCGAATTCGATGTAGCGAAAAACCATCTCAGTGGCATAATACCGTCCGGTCTCATTGATAGCCCTTCAGCAGTGTATATCAACGTCTCCGACAACGGATTAACCGGGCCCATTCCAAGTTTAGTTGGAAATCGAAATCTACAGCAACTTGATGTCTCAAGAAATATGCTATCAGGTGAGATACCAAGCACTCTTGGAAGCTTAATGAGCCTAGAACAATTATTCATCCAACACAACTCGTTTGATGGTAAAATTCCATCATCTTTAAGTTCATTAAGAGGCCTTCAGTTTGTAGATTTTTCAAGTAACAACCTGTCAGGTGAGATCCCTGACTTCCTTTCGAGATTTGAGTTGCAGTATTTGAATTTATCGAATAATAATTTCGAGGGCGAAGTGCCGATCAAAGGCGTCTTTACAAATGCAAGCTCGACTTCAATCCAGGGAAATAGTAAGCTTTGTGGAGGAATACTTGAGTTCCGGCTGCCAAAATGCAAATCTAATACAATGAAAAAAAGTGGATTAACTCATAGAAAGAAGTTGATAATCTACACAACTGCAGGGATTTTTGGATTGCTATTGCTTAGCTTTTTTCCGTTTCTTTTTGTACTGAGAAAGAAGAGAAAACAATATGCTTCGAAGAATTTGGAGAATTCTCTTTTGAAGGTGTCATACAGAAACCTCATGGATGCAACAGAAGGGTTCTCCTCTACAAATTTAGTCGGTGTCGGAAGCTTTGGATCGGTGTATAAGGGAATTATAAATCAAGAAAGGACGGTCGCTGTGAAGGTTTTTAATCTTTTACGAAAAGGAGCATCCAAAAGTTTCCTCATGGAATGTGAGGCTCTCAGAAACATCCGACATCGAAATCTTGTGAAGGTAATAACGGCATGCTCAGGTGTGGATTATCGTGGAAATGATTTCAAGGCCGTTGTTTATGATTTTATGGTCAATGGTAGCTTAGAAGATTGGTTGCACCCACCAAATGTCCGGACAAACGAGGAAAGCTCAATACCAAAGAGTCTGAATCTTCTTCAAAGGCTAAGCATTGCCATTGATGTTGCTTGTGCTATTGAATATCTTCATCATAATTGTGAAACAGCGATTGTTCATTGTGATTTGAAGCCAAGCAATGTCCTTCTTGATGAAGACATGACCGGGCACGTAGGCGATTTTGGGCTTGCAAAACTTTTAATAGATGACATCCAAAATTCTATTGCAAAATCATCAAACTCTTTTGGATTCAGAGGAACAGTTGGTTATGCTCCACCAGGTATATATTAATATACTTGCTTTTCCTTTTGTCCTTCCATTGTAATTAATTGTCACTAGCTTTACTTTAATGATTTTTGTTGTAGAGTATGGTGTGGGGAATGAAGTGTCAATATACGGTGATGTGTATAGCTATGGCATCCTATTGCTGGAAATGTTTACCGGAAAAAGACCCACGAGTGAGATGTTCAAAGAAGGTCTAAACCTTCGTGCACTTGTTGAGGCTGCTTTGCCGGAGAATGTGGCCAAGATTGCAGATCCTGTTATTGTTCAAGAGATAAGCATCTTCTCAAGAAAGACTGAAGCTTTTGAGTCGTTGATTTCACTTTTGAAAATTGGAATCGTTTGTTCTGCTGAATCAACAAGTGCACGGACGAACATGATTGATGTCGTAGCAGAGCTTTGTTCCATTAGAAACAAACTTGTTTCGAGACTGCCATCTCATCAGAGACAAACTCACGTTGCCTGAAAGTTCAAATGAGTTTAGAAaaataaaatagtaattatatttcATCTATAAGATTGCATCGTAAAGAAATGAAGTGAAAATAAAATAAGCCTTGTATTGTGTGAAAGAAAGACATAAAGTACAATTGGTTTCCAATTTAGTCGAGAGTATAATAAGCCTTGTATTGCGACTCGATAGATTTGTGTTAGCACTTCCGTGAAAGCATTCTACACGTTCATCGACTCCAAGGACGATGTTTCCATGAAAAGCTCATTCTCTCGCTCGGCAAAGGATTTAGAATCTTCTTTAGAAACTGCTTGAAGATGTCAAAGATCTCCCTTGTTTCCAACGACAATGATGACAATATTGGCATCCGTGTGGTCACGGATCTGCTTTAACCATCTCTCAACGTTTGCAAATGTGACGTGACGGGTGACTTCATACACAAGTAAAGCACCGACAGCGCCTCGACAGTATGCACTTGTGATTGCACGATACCTTTAGAAACAAGCAATTTGATGAATGAGGAAAATACAAATAGACAAGATTTGATAGAACTGAGCATCACTAAATGTTATGTGGATTTGAAGTTACAGGACAATCAACTGGAATCACTAAGAAAGAATAATTacgattttttttttgaaaaaagatCAGGATCATGCTTAAATGGTCAGTCTGGAAGTGCCTGGCATTATTTTCCAAATATCCTGGGACTGGCTTCAAATTTGATAACAGAGATCGAATATACTCTAGAATAAGTTAGCAATAACAAACAATCAATGTCAGGTAGAAATATTTAAACAAAATCTGACTGAAAAGCTTCAGAACAACAAGAATTGTATCTCAACAAACTGAGTCTGGTAAATATTATCAGCAAGCAACATTGCAACAAATTTTTCCAAATGCTAGCAAACGAATGACATACATGAGGATGCAAGAGCGAGGGAAAACAGATCAAGGCAAAAGTGGTGCAATGTTGTGCCAATATATATTTCCAAGTCGTTGTGGTATCCAACGCTCCACGTCAGAAAGTTGGGGGGCCCATAATAAGAATACGTCTCTTGCTCTTTCTTGAACACGTAGTGTTCCGAGATGAAGTGACCGGCCATCGGATGCATTCCTCCGACAAATGTGGAGAGGATCAAATAGCCGAAAGATTTCCATCCCCAGAAGTAAACCATGGCTGCATCAAGTCCTATCTGAATAGAAAAGTTGACGAATTCCCAGTAACCAGGAGGCTTTGGTTATAGAAATAAAGGCCGAAGAGCATAGAAGAAGAGCTGAAAGATGACCCACAATGCACTTTGCAAAAATGTTCATTACGACATGAGCTTCTGTGTGGCTCGGGATGTCCTTGTCTATACCATCTACTCCTTGGAATCGATGGTGCTC
This region of Rutidosis leptorrhynchoides isolate AG116_Rl617_1_P2 unplaced genomic scaffold, CSIRO_AGI_Rlap_v1 contig558, whole genome shotgun sequence genomic DNA includes:
- the LOC139884482 gene encoding uncharacterized protein; translated protein: MTPFRCQFYTLSVLFFCLLSSVTCFKSNGNETDRLALLEFKKMIVHDPLGIMLTWNTTTHFCQWHGVTCGRRHQRVTVLDLGLQKLTGSISPYIGNMSFLRNIHLENNTFNSHIPSEIGYLRRLKVLSLYNNSIGGSIPSNISSCSALNYVSISNNNLEGEIPWAIGNHLLNLEILDLSYNNLTGMIPHSLGNLSSLSAISIGYNTLFGAIPSSIGHLKNLYYFGAESCGLTGTIHPSIFNLTLMQTFGVGFNGGIQGNLPSNIGMTLPNLQWFSVAENNFTGNIPVSLSNASNLELLQLEKNKFSGGVPSLEKLRNLKHLRINENLLGSGGEEDDLNFLCSLANGTTLEVLQMSRNNFGGPLPQCMSKVSSLKSWLLYENRISGNIPTWIGNLTQLEILEGSKNPFSGQISSTIGRLNRLYVLGLHDTNAQGNIPPSFGNLSQLAYLYLYRNNLQGSIPSSMSNSTKPFEFDVAKNHLSGIIPSGLIDSPSAVYINVSDNGLTGPIPSLVGNRNLQQLDVSRNMLSGEIPSTLGSLMSLEQLFIQHNSFDGKIPSSLSSLRGLQFVDFSSNNLSGEIPDFLSRFELQYLNLSNNNFEGEVPIKGVFTNASSTSIQGNSKLCGGILEFRLPKCKSNTMKKSGLTHRKKLIIYTTAGIFGLLLLSFFPFLFVLRKKRKQYASKNLENSLLKVSYRNLMDATEGFSSTNLVGVGSFGSVYKGIINQERTVAVKVFNLLRKGASKSFLMECEALRNIRHRNLVKVITACSGVDYRGNDFKAVVYDFMVNGSLEDWLHPPNVRTNEESSIPKSLNLLQRLSIAIDVACAIEYLHHNCETAIVHCDLKPSNVLLDEDMTGHVGDFGLAKLLIDDIQNSIAKSSNSFGFRGTVGYAPPEYGVGNEVSIYGDVYSYGILLLEMFTGKRPTSEMFKEGLNLRALVEAALPENVAKIADPVIVQEISIFSRKTEAFESLISLLKIGIVCSAESTSARTNMIDVVAELCSIRNKLVSRLPSHQRQTHVA